A stretch of Alkalicella caledoniensis DNA encodes these proteins:
- the selD gene encoding selenide, water dikinase SelD: MGPGDLQEILEDIKTPRNGGLLLGYEKGDDGAVFTVPRGKAVVQTLDFFTPMVDDPYIFGQITAANALSDIYAMGGDPVYALNIVAFPICTLPKEVLKNILLGSADKLTEAGVTVIGGHSIDDPQPKYGLSVSGFINPHSIWQNDRCAEDQDIIITKPLGSGIITTAIKGDMAEESAIQRVVETMTTLNKGAKDIIKEFNITCCTDITGFGLVGHTLEIAKASNLNIVYDHNLIPFIEESKEYASMGLIPAGAYRNREYFKKATKISEIVPQYLDDILHDPQTSGGLLFSCNPSETEEILRKLNEANIPGTKIGSTEKGTGNLLVF, translated from the coding sequence ATAGGTCCGGGTGACCTCCAAGAAATTTTAGAGGATATTAAAACACCAAGGAATGGGGGACTTTTACTAGGATATGAAAAAGGGGATGATGGAGCTGTTTTCACCGTTCCAAGGGGTAAGGCCGTTGTGCAAACCTTAGATTTTTTTACTCCTATGGTGGATGATCCTTATATATTTGGTCAAATAACCGCAGCAAACGCATTAAGTGATATATACGCCATGGGGGGAGACCCTGTTTATGCACTAAACATAGTTGCTTTTCCTATCTGCACATTGCCAAAAGAAGTTCTTAAAAATATACTGTTAGGGTCTGCAGACAAACTTACAGAAGCAGGAGTAACAGTTATTGGAGGGCATAGCATAGATGATCCCCAGCCTAAATATGGATTAAGTGTATCGGGTTTTATAAATCCACACTCCATATGGCAAAACGATAGATGCGCTGAAGATCAAGATATAATCATAACTAAGCCTCTCGGGTCTGGAATAATAACCACTGCAATAAAAGGAGATATGGCAGAAGAATCTGCTATTCAAAGGGTAGTGGAAACAATGACTACCCTAAATAAAGGGGCAAAGGATATAATCAAAGAATTTAACATAACATGTTGTACGGACATAACAGGCTTTGGCTTAGTTGGTCACACTTTAGAAATAGCAAAAGCATCGAATTTGAACATAGTATATGACCACAATCTAATCCCATTTATTGAAGAGTCAAAAGAGTATGCTTCAATGGGGCTGATTCCAGCAGGGGCATATAGGAATAGGGAATATTTCAAAAAAGCAACTAAAATAAGCGAAATAGTTCCTCAATATTTAGATGACATACTACATGACCCTCAAACATCTGGAGGGCTATTGTTTAGCTGTAATCCTTCAGAAACAGAAGAAATACTTCGCAAATTAAATGAAGCTAATATACCTGGCACCAAAATAGGTAGTACAGAAAAAGGCACAGGCAATTTGCTGGTTTTTTAA
- a CDS encoding selenium metabolism-associated LysR family transcriptional regulator produces MNLNLLNTFITIVEEGNFSKAAAKLHLSQPAVSMQMQTLSTELGMNLFLRVGKKVQLTEGGNLLYNQGKLILNNWSDVLAQLDAYKTHISGKLRIGASTIPGQYFLPKTLKSYKENYPNTDLSIIIKDSQEIIQELTEGSLDIAFIGKRINKSGISCCRWLLDKLVLIKAKDLEVSVEPNSKKDFLKIPFVVRKDGSGTRKSMEERLKNLGIKMEDMNIVLELESTENIIAAVETGMGVSLVSEVAAQRGVKLGTLDIISSSLEIEREIYYAFRHDQLKSNTLESFLGYLGNGGGEAG; encoded by the coding sequence ATGAACTTAAACCTCTTAAACACATTTATAACTATAGTTGAAGAAGGTAACTTCTCAAAGGCCGCAGCTAAGTTGCATTTATCTCAGCCAGCAGTTAGCATGCAGATGCAAACCCTTTCAACAGAACTAGGGATGAACCTATTTCTTAGGGTAGGCAAGAAAGTACAACTGACTGAAGGGGGTAACCTACTATATAATCAAGGGAAGTTGATTCTAAACAACTGGAGCGATGTACTGGCTCAACTTGATGCCTATAAGACACATATATCTGGTAAACTTAGAATTGGTGCAAGTACCATCCCTGGCCAATATTTTTTACCTAAGACCTTAAAGTCCTATAAAGAAAACTACCCCAATACGGATTTGTCAATAATCATCAAAGATTCCCAAGAGATAATACAAGAACTTACAGAAGGTAGCTTAGATATTGCCTTTATAGGTAAAAGAATAAATAAATCTGGTATTAGTTGTTGTAGGTGGTTACTGGATAAACTGGTTTTGATAAAAGCTAAGGACTTAGAAGTGTCTGTGGAACCCAATTCTAAAAAAGACTTTCTAAAAATCCCTTTTGTTGTACGAAAAGATGGTTCTGGAACTAGAAAATCAATGGAGGAAAGACTTAAAAATTTGGGAATAAAGATGGAGGATATGAACATCGTTTTAGAATTAGAAAGCACTGAGAACATCATAGCAGCTGTGGAAACTGGTATGGGAGTTTCCCTGGTTTCCGAAGTGGCCGCCCAAAGGGGTGTAAAACTAGGGACTTTGGACATCATTAGCTCTTCATTAGAAATAGAAAGAGAAATATACTATGCCTTTAGGCATGACCAATTAAAGAGTAATACTTTAGAGAGTTTTCTAGGTTACCTAGGAAATGGAGGAGGTGAAGCAGGGTGA
- the fdhD gene encoding formate dehydrogenase accessory sulfurtransferase FdhD, which yields MSKKNLIITQYVNNNPNEVQDVVIEEVPLTIFLNGEQFITLLSTPFHQKELAIGFIFSEGLIAGTDDIKEIEVQNEQNLVYITLTNKSQLTKKLYGKRTITSGCGKGSIFYNILDSLHTTKIINKDTFEVENIAALMSEMQNSSTLFKETGGVHSASLADNNKIYYTYEDIGRHNAVDKVLGRALLDGVKIEDKMLITSGRLSSEIVLKVLKAKMPILVSRSAPSSLAVELARKNGLTLCGFVRGRKINCYSHPERLTKGG from the coding sequence ATGTCTAAAAAAAATCTAATAATTACTCAGTATGTTAACAATAACCCTAATGAGGTTCAAGATGTTGTAATAGAAGAAGTACCTCTTACAATTTTTCTAAATGGTGAACAGTTTATTACATTATTATCAACACCTTTTCATCAAAAAGAACTGGCTATAGGCTTTATATTTTCAGAAGGCTTGATAGCAGGGACTGATGACATAAAGGAAATAGAAGTTCAAAATGAGCAAAATCTAGTTTATATTACCTTAACTAATAAAAGTCAGTTGACTAAAAAGCTATATGGTAAAAGGACTATAACTTCTGGTTGTGGTAAAGGTTCCATTTTTTACAATATTTTGGATTCACTACATACCACTAAGATAATCAATAAAGATACTTTTGAAGTTGAAAACATAGCCGCCTTAATGTCTGAGATGCAAAACAGCTCTACTCTTTTTAAAGAAACTGGAGGTGTTCATTCAGCAAGTTTGGCAGATAATAATAAAATATACTATACCTATGAAGATATAGGCAGACATAACGCAGTTGATAAAGTACTAGGGCGTGCCTTATTAGATGGTGTGAAAATAGAAGATAAAATGCTTATTACCAGTGGACGTTTGTCCTCTGAGATAGTACTAAAGGTTTTAAAGGCTAAGATGCCAATTTTAGTATCTAGATCAGCTCCAAGCTCATTGGCAGTTGAGCTAGCTAGAAAAAATGGTCTTACACTGTGTGGGTTTGTCAGAGGGAGAAAAATCAACTGCTACTCACACCCAGAAAGACTAACAAAAGGGGGATAA